A part of Nocardioides sp. WS12 genomic DNA contains:
- a CDS encoding tetratricopeptide repeat protein yields MDLTLAELSRTIDPAELGRRLRTARVAAGMTQAQVAADDITAAYLSRIEDGQRRPEAGLLERMATRMGVTLEDLLLDVSRDKVNELRLALDYAELSLASGEGTAALQAVDVLVADPALESVPSLLRAARQVRAGALENTGDLDGAILLLEDLTANPSPDASWLKALIALSRCYRESGDFPRAIGVGEQARKMIEDLGIDGLTEAIQLTVTTAGAYHAQGDTDQAMRVCMRALEAAEKHESLVGKASAYWNASIVEASRGATQAAIDLARKALTLFEMGDDHRNLARLRSTVANLHLLQDPPEPEATLEILSTLEREMNWSSASAWDISYLHLLRGRAHLLLGDHEAAEEAAERVMETKPTGAPTHEAQSHVLKGRVAFTRGDHDTARQHFQAGVHALTAAGADRDAAQLWFELADLLADVGDHEGALQAFRSAGASTGLRLPTRVGTTLPRG; encoded by the coding sequence ATGGATCTCACCTTGGCTGAGCTGAGCCGCACCATCGATCCGGCCGAACTTGGGCGACGCCTTCGCACTGCCCGGGTCGCGGCAGGAATGACACAGGCGCAAGTGGCCGCAGACGACATTACTGCCGCATACCTGTCGCGGATCGAGGACGGGCAGCGTCGCCCCGAGGCGGGGCTCCTGGAGCGAATGGCTACCCGGATGGGTGTCACGTTGGAGGACCTGCTTCTGGATGTTTCGCGCGACAAGGTAAACGAACTGCGTCTCGCTCTCGACTACGCCGAGCTGTCCCTTGCGTCGGGTGAAGGAACCGCAGCGCTGCAAGCGGTCGACGTGCTAGTCGCCGATCCGGCACTTGAGAGCGTCCCCAGTTTGTTGCGCGCCGCTCGCCAAGTTCGCGCCGGCGCATTAGAGAACACCGGAGACCTTGATGGAGCGATTCTGCTACTTGAGGACCTGACGGCGAACCCTTCCCCCGACGCGTCATGGCTTAAAGCTCTGATCGCACTGAGCCGCTGCTACCGAGAGAGCGGCGACTTCCCAAGGGCCATCGGAGTCGGGGAACAGGCACGCAAGATGATCGAGGATCTCGGAATCGACGGGCTCACTGAGGCCATCCAACTCACCGTCACCACTGCAGGGGCCTACCACGCTCAGGGTGACACCGACCAAGCAATGCGGGTCTGCATGCGAGCGCTCGAGGCGGCCGAGAAGCACGAGTCACTAGTCGGCAAGGCATCTGCGTACTGGAACGCCAGCATCGTCGAAGCCAGCCGTGGCGCCACCCAGGCCGCGATCGATCTCGCGCGTAAGGCGCTCACCCTTTTCGAGATGGGCGACGACCATCGCAATCTGGCGCGGCTCCGCTCAACGGTTGCAAACCTGCACCTACTCCAGGACCCACCCGAACCCGAGGCCACCTTGGAGATCCTGTCCACCCTCGAGCGAGAAATGAACTGGTCCAGCGCTTCCGCCTGGGACATCTCCTATCTCCACCTGCTGCGCGGACGAGCTCACCTCCTGCTTGGCGACCATGAGGCGGCGGAAGAAGCCGCTGAGAGGGTCATGGAAACCAAGCCGACCGGAGCGCCCACCCACGAGGCACAGAGCCACGTGCTCAAGGGTCGCGTGGCCTTTACCCGTGGCGACCACGACACCGCCCGTCAGCATTTTCAGGCGGGAGTACACGCCCTGACAGCGGCGGGAGCCGACCGCGATGCTGCGCAGTTGTGGTTCGAGCTCGCTGACTTGCTCGCCGACGTTGGCGACCATGAGGGAGCCCTCCAAGCGTTCCGCAGCGCCGGCGCCTCGACCGGGCTGCGCCTCCCCACGCGCGTTGGCACGACGCTCCCGCGGGGATAG
- a CDS encoding helix-turn-helix transcriptional regulator — MDVRLAELSRSIDAAELGRRIRAARVAAGMTQAQLAGGEVSAAYISRIEDGQRRPAAHLLGRMAARMNTTLHQLLMGFATTEARQLELQVEHAAVSLVLGETADALAEATTAAARLERFGDPALLAEAMRIKAEAQRAVGDLESAVAILEALTEDLSPDMNTLRALITLCRCYCERDQLTKAVATGDLAQRMAARLGIGGLGETLQIAAVRAEALLRRGDQDAAAVICREVLDGLVGDGSQLSSATSYWRASISESAANGATPAAIELAKVAHTLIDIAERRTTIDHLTKLSTA; from the coding sequence ATGGACGTTCGACTGGCCGAACTCAGTCGCTCAATCGATGCGGCCGAACTTGGGCGACGCATTCGTGCAGCGCGCGTAGCGGCCGGCATGACCCAGGCACAGCTCGCCGGAGGTGAAGTGTCAGCTGCCTACATCTCGCGCATCGAGGATGGGCAACGGCGGCCGGCCGCACACCTCTTGGGACGGATGGCGGCACGGATGAACACCACACTCCACCAACTGTTGATGGGGTTTGCCACGACCGAAGCCCGTCAACTCGAACTCCAGGTCGAACATGCGGCTGTCAGCCTTGTCCTAGGCGAAACCGCGGATGCCCTAGCCGAGGCCACCACCGCGGCAGCCCGGCTTGAACGGTTCGGAGATCCAGCGCTTCTTGCTGAGGCCATGCGTATCAAGGCCGAGGCGCAGCGCGCGGTCGGCGACCTCGAGTCGGCTGTCGCAATACTTGAGGCACTCACCGAAGACCTATCACCGGACATGAATACCTTGCGGGCATTGATCACCCTGTGTCGCTGCTATTGCGAGCGAGATCAACTCACCAAAGCCGTAGCGACCGGAGACCTAGCCCAACGGATGGCGGCCAGACTTGGCATCGGCGGACTTGGCGAGACGCTCCAAATTGCAGCGGTTCGCGCCGAGGCTCTCCTAAGGCGCGGAGACCAGGACGCAGCAGCGGTCATTTGCCGCGAGGTACTGGACGGCCTAGTTGGCGACGGTTCCCAGCTGAGCAGTGCAACGTCCTATTGGCGCGCCAGCATCTCCGAGTCCGCTGCCAACGGCGCCACTCCGGCGGCCATCGAACTGGCCAAGGTCGCTCACACCCTGATCGACATCGCCGAACGTCGCACTACAATCGATCACCTCACGAAGCTCTCCACGGCCTGA
- a CDS encoding peptidase inhibitor family I36 protein, producing MTSEKRVAKKLAGLVGATAVASMGLVMVGLTADAASATTCTDNRACLWEDYDFMTNGVQANRFQFQMWAPRLSQHYYSGTSLTVNDKSSSAHNNDNTRTAYFYMDPDCTGYWFQKPPNSTDTNFNNGSPGPQNFNDELSAVAFGSYLDECKA from the coding sequence ATGACCTCAGAAAAGCGTGTTGCCAAGAAACTTGCGGGCCTTGTCGGAGCGACGGCTGTAGCGAGTATGGGCCTGGTGATGGTCGGCCTGACCGCCGACGCAGCCAGTGCCACCACATGCACCGACAATCGTGCCTGCCTGTGGGAGGACTACGACTTCATGACCAACGGAGTGCAGGCCAATCGCTTCCAGTTCCAGATGTGGGCGCCCCGCCTCAGCCAGCACTACTACAGCGGCACGTCGCTGACGGTGAACGACAAGTCAAGTTCGGCACACAACAACGACAACACGCGAACCGCCTACTTCTACATGGACCCCGACTGCACCGGTTATTGGTTCCAGAAGCCGCCAAACAGCACCGATACCAACTTCAACAACGGGAGCCCCGGCCCTCAGAACTTCAACGACGAGCTCAGCGCGGTGGCATTCGGCAGCTACCTCGACGAGTGCAAGGCCTGA
- a CDS encoding peptidoglycan-binding domain-containing protein: MEFTKTDELTLATVPANAVVTNAPTRRFQPMSSGSIVTEINGRPLLVFSGRFAFYRDLRLGDKGPDVRQLQEGLQSAGYSLSDDGDFGATTLRALERLYAAHGYAVQAKTIPLSEMVVNDRLPGRIVSVPKVGSHPVAGEPLAKLSTGELRVVVHVDGPVAARLEKRMAASVTAGVGSRPVRGTVESIRNGSDGLSVVIVSTTRKLPDRLAGEAAVAQFTLSRVASDALLVPSRAVARDASGQTSVIVRTGSELRQVQVTVIGEQTGVSALSVDHTELSAGDDVLIK; this comes from the coding sequence GTGGAGTTCACCAAGACCGACGAACTGACGCTCGCGACTGTTCCCGCGAATGCTGTCGTAACCAACGCCCCGACGCGGCGATTTCAGCCGATGAGTAGCGGCAGCATCGTGACTGAGATCAACGGACGGCCACTCCTGGTCTTCTCAGGAAGGTTCGCGTTCTACCGAGACCTACGCCTAGGCGACAAGGGGCCAGACGTTCGCCAACTCCAAGAAGGGTTGCAGTCTGCAGGCTATTCCCTGTCCGATGACGGGGACTTCGGTGCGACCACCCTCCGAGCACTGGAGCGGCTGTACGCAGCGCATGGCTACGCCGTTCAGGCCAAGACGATTCCCTTGTCGGAGATGGTCGTCAATGACCGGCTTCCTGGTCGGATTGTTTCGGTACCCAAGGTCGGTTCCCATCCTGTAGCCGGAGAACCCTTGGCGAAACTCAGCACGGGCGAGCTGCGAGTGGTTGTGCACGTAGACGGACCCGTTGCTGCCAGGCTTGAGAAGCGTATGGCTGCCTCGGTAACGGCTGGGGTCGGTAGCCGGCCAGTACGCGGCACTGTCGAGTCGATCCGCAACGGATCGGATGGACTTTCAGTCGTCATTGTCTCAACGACGCGGAAACTGCCGGATCGGCTTGCAGGAGAGGCGGCCGTTGCACAGTTCACTTTGTCCCGAGTTGCCTCGGATGCGCTGCTGGTTCCAAGTCGCGCGGTTGCGCGAGACGCATCCGGACAAACCAGCGTGATCGTCCGAACCGGGAGCGAGCTCCGACAGGTGCAAGTGACGGTGATCGGCGAGCAAACCGGGGTGAGTGCCCTGAGCGTCGACCACACCGAACTGAGCGCCGGCGACGATGTCCTTATCAAGTAG
- a CDS encoding ABC transporter ATP-binding protein/permease, giving the protein MLRDLGKSFPGPPTVEVLRGVDLEIRQGEFVAIVGPSGSGKSTLLNVIALLDIATNGSYWFEGRPAPIAERQRARSRATSFGFVFQSFHLMARRTALENVETGLLYTGVRRDERRQRAREALAAVGLEHRMFARCETMSGGERQRVAIARAMIGRPAILIADEPTGNLDSAASEQVVANLKSAHAAGTTVVMVTHDDHLAATVPRTIQLRDGKVVADRSLAALHSGDRPTTHLRTGHPIPGRARVFDLVRDAVRGQLSRPGRTAGLVAAVTLAVALVVITLGLSASARAQVGSTFDARLNRSVSATYPSGTLASLSIAQASQFENELEDLAGVESAGVVLELDTGVLRNGSGAADSIVQAISPSLLDAAGASVRWAPGVTSLTPRTVVLGSILADQLDLGPLSLAPVVMVRGIDFQVVGIVDDGGRNPQLAGRISMSFTDIDGFGEISAAQIFVRTQAGAARQVGDQARLVLLPQAPESLEVEIPPDPVALREDIEDSVRSALLALSALTALMSILGVANALMLSVVERIGEIGLRRALGAGRRQILILSTSEAATVGVLGGVSGLFVGCAAIIGVTVVRGWQPVFDPRLGIVALGCGVLVGVLGGIPAALKAARIQPSDALRR; this is encoded by the coding sequence GTGCTGCGAGATCTTGGAAAGAGCTTCCCCGGCCCGCCCACGGTCGAGGTGCTCCGCGGTGTCGATCTTGAAATTCGCCAAGGCGAATTCGTTGCGATCGTCGGCCCATCAGGGAGCGGGAAGTCGACGCTACTGAACGTCATCGCCCTTCTGGACATCGCGACCAACGGGTCCTACTGGTTCGAGGGTCGTCCTGCTCCTATTGCCGAACGACAACGTGCCAGGTCACGGGCGACCAGCTTTGGGTTCGTCTTTCAAAGCTTCCATCTCATGGCGCGGCGAACGGCACTGGAAAACGTCGAGACCGGTCTTCTGTATACGGGAGTTCGCCGGGACGAAAGGCGACAACGGGCTCGAGAGGCATTGGCCGCCGTCGGACTTGAACACCGCATGTTCGCCCGCTGCGAAACGATGTCAGGAGGAGAACGCCAGCGAGTTGCGATTGCACGAGCCATGATTGGGCGGCCGGCAATCCTGATCGCTGACGAGCCGACAGGCAACTTGGACTCGGCTGCCAGCGAACAGGTCGTCGCCAACCTGAAGAGCGCGCACGCCGCCGGGACAACGGTGGTCATGGTCACTCACGACGACCACCTCGCCGCAACAGTGCCAAGAACTATTCAATTGCGCGACGGCAAGGTCGTCGCCGATCGCTCTCTTGCTGCCCTGCATTCCGGAGACCGCCCTACGACGCATCTGCGGACTGGCCACCCCATACCGGGTCGGGCCCGCGTCTTTGACCTCGTACGTGATGCCGTTCGCGGCCAACTCTCACGTCCGGGACGCACGGCTGGTCTGGTTGCAGCCGTGACTCTCGCCGTGGCGCTAGTAGTCATCACACTGGGCTTGTCAGCCAGTGCCAGAGCACAGGTTGGCTCTACGTTCGACGCACGCCTCAATCGATCCGTCTCCGCCACATATCCCAGCGGCACGCTGGCGAGCTTGAGCATCGCGCAAGCCTCGCAGTTCGAAAATGAACTTGAGGACTTGGCCGGCGTCGAGTCGGCCGGAGTAGTTCTCGAACTTGATACCGGAGTGCTCCGCAACGGGAGTGGTGCAGCCGACAGCATCGTCCAAGCCATTTCACCCTCACTACTGGACGCTGCAGGAGCCTCGGTTCGCTGGGCGCCGGGCGTGACTTCTCTAACGCCCCGGACAGTTGTGCTCGGCTCAATCTTGGCGGACCAACTTGATCTCGGACCGCTGAGCTTGGCTCCCGTGGTCATGGTTCGCGGAATCGACTTCCAAGTGGTCGGCATCGTTGACGACGGAGGACGAAACCCACAACTGGCGGGTCGGATCAGCATGTCCTTCACCGACATTGATGGATTCGGTGAAATCTCTGCAGCACAGATCTTCGTTCGCACCCAGGCCGGTGCCGCCCGACAGGTAGGTGACCAAGCCAGACTGGTTCTCCTTCCTCAGGCCCCCGAGTCGTTAGAGGTGGAGATCCCGCCAGATCCCGTTGCTCTCCGCGAGGACATTGAGGACAGTGTGAGGAGCGCGTTGCTCGCTCTGTCAGCGCTAACGGCCCTAATGTCGATTCTAGGAGTCGCGAATGCACTCATGCTGTCGGTCGTGGAGCGCATCGGCGAGATTGGGCTACGACGGGCGCTCGGCGCAGGGAGGCGGCAGATCCTCATCCTCTCCACATCCGAGGCGGCCACGGTAGGAGTTCTCGGAGGCGTCAGCGGACTGTTCGTAGGCTGCGCAGCCATCATCGGTGTGACCGTTGTAAGGGGCTGGCAGCCTGTGTTTGATCCCCGACTTGGGATCGTCGCACTTGGATGTGGAGTGTTGGTGGGGGTTCTTGGCGGTATCCCGGCGGCATTGAAGGCGGCCCGGATCCAACCATCCGATGCACTCCGCCGCTAG